One genomic window of Candidatus Methylacidiphilales bacterium includes the following:
- the raiA gene encoding ribosome-associated translation inhibitor RaiA, whose product MQIHISSRHLKLTGAIQAFVTQKISHLEHLTDDIIAAHVVLDHDELRNPSKAFSVKVHLAVPGPDIHIEDHKSDLYAAIDVAVNKLERQVRKRKTKIVDQKKAKAQRAAERTKRLGL is encoded by the coding sequence ATGCAAATCCATATCAGTTCCCGCCACCTGAAACTGACCGGGGCCATCCAGGCCTTTGTCACCCAAAAAATCAGCCATCTGGAGCACCTGACCGACGACATCATCGCCGCGCATGTGGTGTTGGACCACGATGAGCTGCGCAACCCATCGAAGGCCTTTTCGGTGAAGGTCCATCTGGCGGTGCCGGGGCCGGACATCCACATTGAGGACCACAAGAGCGATCTCTACGCGGCCATTGATGTGGCGGTGAACAAGCTGGAACGGCAGGTGCGGAAGCGCAAAACCAAGATCGTGGACCAAAAGAAGGCCAAAGCGCAGCGGGCTGCGGAGCGTACGAAGCGACTGGGACTTTGA